DNA from Luteolibacter yonseiensis:
GGTGTCGGAGTGCTTCCCACGGGGTCCTTCCACCACACGTAGCTTTTGCTGGTCAGCGGGGCGGGGGACCGCATACGGTCTCCGCAGATGATTGCAGCAGGACTGATGGAACCTTCCGGCCTGATCGAGCAGGGTGGCCCGCTGGTGTGGGTGCTGCTGGGACTGGCATTTGTGGGTGTGGTGTGCGTGGTGGAACGGCTTTTCTTCTTCCACCGGGCCCGGGTGAATGTGGGAAACCTGCTTACGGGGCTGTCCCACCACGTCCGGCGGCGCGCGTTCGCGGAAGCCCTGCATGAGGCGGCGAGAACTCCCGGGCCGGTGGCGAGGGTGGCTCATGCGACCTTGCTGCGCTATTACCTGCCGAGGACGGACCTCCGCGATGTGGCGCAGGAGGCGGGGCAAATGGAAGTGCCCGCCATCGAAAAAAACATCAGGTCCATCCTTGGGGCCGCGTTGCTCGCTCCCCTTGTCGGCATGTTGGGGACGCTGGTGGGAATGTTGGAAACCTTTCAAAAGGTCAGCGAAAAGGGTGGTTTCACCGGTCCTGCCGAACTTTCCGCAGGGGTGTTCACCGCGCTGGTCACCTCCATCATCGGACTGACGGTCGCGGTGCCGCTATACCTGTTCTACCTTTATTTCCTCGGCCGGGCGAAGCGTCTGGTACACCGCATCGAGCGGGCGGGCATCGAAATGGTGCACCTCATCGCGGATGCGCGTGAGGAGGAGGAATTCGCGCCTTTCCGGGGAGAGGTGGCCGGTGCGAAAAAAACGGCGAAGCCACAGAAAGACCCGGTGGGATGAAGTTGGAAATGACGTTGCCCGAGCGTCCGGGATTCTTGCACGCGGTGCCGATACTGAACATTTTCGCGCTCATGCTGCTGTTTTTCCTGTTGGGACCGTCGATGGTGATGCAGTCCGGCGTGTCGGTGGACCTGCCTCCGTCGCGTTTCCAGATGGACCGCTACGACCAATCGCTCGTTGTAACGCTGGGGCCTGGCGACGGCGGGCCGCGGATTCACCTCGGTCGGGATGCGGTGACCCGCGAGGAACTGGCCGGACGGTTGGACAAGCTCCGTGAGGACGGCGTCCAAACCAAGGCGATCGTCCTGCTCCAGACCGACGCGGGCACGCCGGTGGGAGAGGAGCGCGAGGTGGCGGAGATGGTGGTCGGCAAGGGGTTCCGCATGGCATTGGTCGGAAAGACGGTTTCCGGCAAGGCGGATGTCGTCCCGAACACACAGGCGAAATAACGGGAGCATGACCGTCAAACCCCAAAGACCGGCGGGTGCGCCAGAATGGATCTTCCGGTGGCGGGGCGACCGGCAGCCGCTCTTCCCGAAACTTGTCGCCGTGGCTGTAGCAGCCTCGGCTTTCACCTTCCTCATCACGGTCGTGCGGGTGAAAGTGGATTCGCCCGAAAAAACCGCACTGCGGAGGGGATCGCTCATCTACTTTCAGAACGACGTGCAAGGCCGGACGATGGCGCTGCGGGCGAGCGAGGGCGGACCGTTTCCGTCCCGGTTCGAGCTTTCCCAATGGCAGGGGTTGCCGGCTCTGGAAGCCGCCGCGATGACCTCGGTCCGCTATCAGGCGCCTCCATACGTACCTGACTTGAAGGACATCAAGCCCCTGAATCTGGTAGGAACACTCCGGCTCGCGGCGCGTGGGGAATCGTTTTTTCCCGAGAATCGGGTAACCTCCCCCGGGACAACGCCGGTAGGGGAGATGAAGGTCGCCCCGTTCATTTATCCGCTTTCCGGGGTGGCTGGCGAAGTGTTGCCTGCGGAACTGCCCGCATTCACCGCGGAGGTTGACGCCGGGAAGTCTTCCACCTCCTGGCGGTTCCTTGTTCGCCTCAACGCCGCCGGTTCGGTGGCCGAATGTGTCTCATTGGAGAAGGGTGGGGAACCCGGTGCCGCTGAATTGGAGGCATGGCTCCAACGCATCATCTTCAAGGAGGATTTCACCAGGCCGAGCCGCTGGATTTCGGTGGGCATTGGCTTCACCAACCAACCCGCCGATGGAACTGACGCTCGCTGATCTTGTTATATACGTCACGTTCGGGGCGTTCATCGTCGTGGTGTTCATCGCCATGGCGTCGAGATACCTTCACAACCGATTGGAAAAACGTTCGTTGTCCCACCGCGTGATCTGCCGGCTCTGCCTTCATGCCTTCGAGGACACCAGCCACGTGAAAACCGTGAACTGCCCGGTCTGCGGCGCGACGAATGAAAAAGGCCGCAGTCGCAAACTCGGATGATGACATCGGCGGCGGATTGCTGTGGTATAATGCACGACACCATGCTGGAAAATGCAACGCGAAGTCACGAATGGAATGATGTTGATTTGAGGTAAGTTGTTCATAATTAATAACTTGTTTTGAATTTTGGCAGTTTGCATTGGAATTGCTGATCATTCGTTGGCGCTTACCGTTCCTACCGGCAGGCTGAAAAACCCATCTCCATGAAACCCATCATCTATCTCCTTTGTAATCTCGTCGTCCTCATCTACGGAATCCATGCGGCCGCGGTCCATGGTGGCACTCTCGCTTGGTTGATTGTCCTCACCTCAATTATTGTTGGCTTGGCAATCTCCGGAAAATTCGGCTTCGGCCCGGGACAGTTTCATAAAATCAGCTGGCGGCGGACTGCGTTGCACGGGCGGATCCGCCCTGTCGTCCACCGGCATTATTAGAGATATTCCGGTCTTGCCCATGAGGCGGTGCGAAATGGGTTGGAAACTGGACTTTTCCCGGTTTTTGGCTCCCGCGCGTTGATCTGTGGACACTTCCCGAGGGTTACTTGTCAAATTTTCGTGCCTTGTCGCCGGTTTCCTGCTTTCCCTCCCGGCGTCCACGATTTTTTCCACCGCCCATGTCCACCGAGCTGACCCGAAATTTCTCCATCATCGCCCACATCGACCACGGGAAAACCACGCTCTCCGACCGGCTGATGGGAGCGACGAATACCGTGGCCCAGCGCGACGAAAAGGCCCAGCTCCTTGATGCGATGGATCTGGAACGGGAAAAGGGGATCACCATCAAGTCCCACCCGGTCGCGATGGAATACAAGGCGAAGGACGGGATTGTTTATAAACTCAACCTTCTCGACACACCCGGGCACGTGGACTTCTCCTATGAAGTGGCGCGGTCGCTGGCAGCCTGTGAGGGAGCGATCCTGATGGTGGATGCGGCTCAAGGGGTGGAAGCCCAGACGGTTGCGAACCTGCATCTGGCGCATGAGCAGAATCTCGTCATCATTCCGGTTCTCAACAAGATCGACCTTCCTGCCGCGGATGTGGAAAAGTGCCGCAAGCAATTGGAGGACATCCTCGCGATTCCAGGCGAGGACGCGATCCCCGCTTCCGCCAAGGCGGGAATCGGCATCGAGGACATTCTCGAAGCCATCGTCGCCCGTGTTCCGGCCCCGGTGGAAAATCCTGACAAGCTGTTGCGTTGCTCGGTTTTCGACTCCATTTATGACACCTATCGGGGTGTGGTCTCCTACGTCCGGGTCTTTTCCGGCACGGTGAAGAAAGGCCAGCGCGTGAAGCTGATGCACACCAACAAGACCTACGAGGTGAAGGAGGTGGGTGTTTTCACTCCCAAGATGAACGCTCGGGAGAAGCTTGTGGCGGGGGACGTCGGCTACGTCATCGCCAACATGAAATCCGCCGATGAGGCGAAGATCGGCGATACCATCACCGACAACACCCACCCGTGTCCCGAACCGCTTCCCGGTTACAAGGAGATCCAGCCGATGGTCTTCTCCGGCATTTATCCGGTCGAGTCCTCGGACTATGAGGCGCTGAAGGCTGCGATGGGCAAGCTGCAGATCAACGACGCCGCGTTCACCTACGGCTCGGAAAGCTCCACCGCCCTCGGCTTCGGCTTCCGCTGCGGATTCCTCGGCCTGCTTCACATGGAGATCATCCAGGAGCGCCTGCGCCGCGAATTCAACATGGACGTGATCTCCACCTATCCGTCCGTGATCTATCAAGTCACGCTCACCGATGGCACCGAGCTCATCGTGGACAACCCGACACTCTTTCCCGAGCCGCAGACCATCCAGGAAATCCGCGAGCCCATCGTGAACGTCTACATCATGGTTCCCGGGGAATACATCGGGGACATGATGCAGCTCGTGCTCGAAAAGCGTGGTGACGTCACGAATACCGAGACCATCGACGACATGCGCGTCATGCTTTCCTGCGTCCTTCCCCTTTCCGAAATCCTGGTGGATTTCAATGACAGGCTCAAATCCATGACCCGCGGATATGGCTCCATGGATTACGAACACGCGGGCTATCGTCCTGCGAAAATGGTCAAGATGGACATGCTCATCGCCGGTGATCCCGTTGAAGCGTTCTCCACCATCGTCCACCGCGACAAGGCCGAGTCCTATGGCCGCGTGCTCGCCGGCAAGCTCAAGGACGTCATTCCGTCCCATCTTTTCGTTGTCGCCATCCAGGCCGCCGTCGGCGGGAAGATCGTCGCCCGTGAATCCATCTCCGCGATGCGGAAAAACGTCACCGCCAAGTGCTACGGGGGCGACATTTCCCGGAAGCGCAAGCTGCTCGAAAAGCAGAAGGAAGGTAAGAAGAAGATGAAGATGTTCGGCAAGGTGAACATCCCTCAGGACGCGTTCATCAAGGTGCTGAAGTCGGGGGATTGATGGAGGGGGGTGGCCACCTCGGAGGAACAGAGGTTGGCTGATTCCACTTGCAGGCTCTGATCTGAAGTATTCAAATCAGCTGGAATTCAGAAAGTTGGCGTGTTTCGCTCAAAAAGAAAAAATCCGATGATTGAAAAAATAAAAAGGATGCTCGGAGCATTTCAAAAGAGTTCTAAATATGAAGCCGGCGAACGCCATTGCCCGCTTTGTGATAAAAGCTCGAAAACTTTCAGTGAATATGGAGTAGTCCCCCGCAAGGATGCCCGATGCCCTCACTGCGGCTCTCTTGAACGGCACCGTCTCGTCTGGCTTTATCTTTCCAGAAAATCAAAACTACTCACCAAGCCGCCGCGCAGGGCGCTGCATATTGCTCCTGAGGGCATTTTGGAACGAAAATTCCGTCCGCTGATCGGAAAGGGGTACATAACGGCCGATTTGCTTGTTTCGAATGTGGATGTGAAGATGGACATAACCGATATCCAGTATCCTGACGAGTCTTTCGGCTTCATCTATTGCAGTCACGTCTTGGAGCACGTTCCGGATGACCGTAAGGCAATGCGAGAATTCCATCGCGTTCTAACCCGGCACGGAATTGCGATTTTATTGGTGCCGATTACTGCGAAGGAAACGGTTGAGGACCCATCGGTTGAAGATCCGAAGGAGAGGCTCCGTCTTTTCGGTCAGGAAGACCATGTCCGCAGATATGGGCCGGATTACTTGTCCCGTTTGGAGGAAGAAGGATTTGTGGTGAAAAAAATAAAGAGGAACGATTTTTTAACTCCAAGGGAAATTGGCGAAATGGGCATTACGGCGGCGGCTGGCGAATTATACATATGTAAGAAAGGCCCGAAATCATGACAGGTGTGACTGAAATTGGAGTCCGGGATCTTGCCGCCGATGTCCCGGTTTTATCATGAGAATGAAATCGATCGGACCCGCTTTCGATCCCAGATGAAATTGACGCTGGGTCGCCGTGCTTTGTCGCATTTGATCCAAAATTCCCGGAAGGATCCTGGAGGGGGAACTTCGGATGATCTCGCACGGTGTCGGAAGGGTTGGAATTTCCGTGCGGTACGGCGGCAGTCCCGGTCGCGAGGGGAAGAGATCTCCCATTCCGCCTGACCGCAGCTCAAATCGGGTGCCGGGCCGTTGCTTGTCCCGGCGGCAGGAGAGTATCGCCTGATCGGGCCGGTAGTTTTCTCCGGCATCCATCCCGACGGGGAGCCCGACCATCAGGCTCTCCATGCCGCTGTCGGGGGGATATTTTTCCGGTTTGGTCCATTTTCCGCTAGAAATCCCCGGAAGCGGCCCGGAGACCGCCGTATTGGCAGACAAATCCGGTTGTCATCCGTTTTTTGAATGGATAGACTCCTTCAAAACCCGTGCCGCCTTACTCTCCCATGGAACATCCCTCGCGATCCGGCTTCCGATTGCGGTCCTTGTTCGCGAGCCTGCTGCTCGCGGTGACGATGCTTGGCCCGGTTCCAGCCGCTCCGGCCCCGGCGGCATCGAAGTGGAACATCACGAAGATCGACGGCCGCTCGTATGTTTCGGTGGATGACATCAAGAGCTTCTACAATTTCACCAAGATGTCCCGTTCCGGCGCCACCGTCATTCTTGAGAACGCCAAGGTCGAGATGCAGTTGAAGGTGGGCGGGACGGATTGCCTGATGAACAACGTCAAGTTTGTCTTCAGCCAGACCATCGCGGCCCAGGGAGACAAGATCTACGTCTCGCAGATCGACCTCGCGAAGCTCATCGATCCCGTGCTGCGGCCGAATTTCATCCAGAATGCCGGGGATTTCCGTACGGTGGTGCTCGATCCCGGCCATGGAGGGAAGGATCCCGGTGCCACGAACGCTCTGGGCACGGAGGCCAGATACAACATCAAGGTGGCGGAAATCGCGAAAAAGCAATTGGAAGCGAGAGGCTTCCGGGTGGTGATGACCCGCACTACGGATGTCTACCAGTCGCTGCAGGAACGCGTGGATTTCGCGAACGCGGTGAAGGAGGATGCGATCTACGTGAGCATCCACTTCAATTCCGGTGGACGTTCCGCCCGTGGCATCGAGACATTCACCCTTTCTCCGCCGGGCATCTCCCATTACGGATCCGGTTGGAAGGCTTCCGACAACCAGGCGCGGGCTGGAAACGAGCATGATTCGGCGAACATCGCTCTCGCCACCTCGGTCCATGGTTCGATCCTGCGCCGGCTTGGAAAAAACACCCTCGACCGCGGCATCAAGCGTGCCCGGTTCAGCGTGCTCTCGGGGGTGCGTCACCCGGCGATCCTTCTGGAGGGTGGTTTCATGAGCCATCCTTACGAAGCCAAGCTGATCGACAACGGCGCCTATCAGAACGCCATCGCCACGGGCATTGTCGAGGCCATCGCGAAATATCGTTTTGCCGTCGGCAACGTGAAGGCGGTGCCGAGGAACTAAACGCGTCTCCTATGGTCGGGTCACAGGTGGCCGCGCATCCGCCACGGTTCCATTCAGGATCGCCTCCGTCATTCTCAGGGCCTCCACATTGGGCCGCACCGCATGCACGCGGTGCAGCATGATCCCTTTTTCCCGTGCGTTCGCGGTGATCGCCACCGTGGGCCACTCGCGGTCCGTGAGGCTGTCACTTCCCAATATTCCTGCGATGAAAGACTTGCGGGAGACTCCCAGCAACAGCGGTCTTTCCTCCACGGAAATATCCCCAAGGGAACGCAGCAGCGCCAGATTGTGTCCGAGCGTTTTTCCGAAACCAATGCCAGGGTCGAAACACAGGGCTTCCTTCGCGATACCCGCGGCTGTCAGCGTGCGGAACCGTTCTTGGAAAAATGCCCGCACCTCGGCCACCACATCTTCGTAGCGGGGTGCCGCCTGCATCGTTTGCGGGCGGCCCTGCATGTGCATCACCACCACGCCGCAACCGCTGCCGGCGCATACCTGCGCCATTCCGGCATCCGCCAGCAGGCCGCTCACGTCGTTCACGATGTCCGCGCCGGCTTCCAGCGCCGCCTTTGCGACTCCGGCCTTGGAGGTATCGATGGAAATCAACCCATCCCATGCGGCACGCAACCGGCGGATGACCGGCACCGTGCGTGCGATTTCCTCGTCCTCCGGCACCGCGGCGGCTCCCGGGCGCGTGGATTCGCCCCCGATATCGATCAGGTCCGCACCCTCGGCGATCATCCGGAGGGCGTGGGAGTGGGCCGTTTCCACCGCAAGATGTTCGCCTCCGTCGGAGAACGAGTCCGGAGTCACATTGAGGATTCCCATCACCCGCGCCTGGTGCGAGAGGTCGAGCGTGAGGCGGCGGGTTTTCCAGATCATGGGGTGAAATTGGCGGCTTGCAGTTGCGGGGCGAGGTGCTTAGTTTGCCGCCTATGAACTTGCTGGCAACTTGCAAAACCGGACTTCTCGCCTTGGGGCTGTTGTTGTCCCTGCCGTGCCACGCGGCGGAAGTGGAGGAAACCATCGACGGGCCGAATGTCCGGAAGATGAAACACGAGGACGGTTCGGAGTCCATCTTCGTCCGCAGTCCGGACAGCAAGACGCTCACGAAAAAAACCCGTGTCAACGGAGTCGTGACCATGGTCACCACCTACAAGATGGATTCGAGCGGCAACCCGCTCGGTTGCAAAATCAAGGATGGGCAGGGCAACGAGCTTTTCAAGGTATCCTACGGCTACCACAAGGTGACCGGGCTGCTTGTTTCCGAACTGATGTTCGACGCGCGGGTCAAGCGCACCCGTGACGGAAAGGAGATCCCGGTGCAGGAGATCAAGTATCTCTACGATGCGGAAGGCAAACGCAGCGCTCCCATGGCCTTCAACTATCTTCCGGGCAAATATTACGAGGAGGTTTTCGGAAAAAAATCCACCGCTCTTGAAGGGGATCCGTTCAAGCAAACCGCTCCTTCGAAGAAGGGCCGCTGAAGTCCAACGATTTCTTTCGTGCCCTCACCCCAGACCCTATTGCCCTGGCTGCTCGGCGGAGTCATCGGAGCGGCAGGTATTCTCCAAGGACTGCATTG
Protein-coding regions in this window:
- the folP gene encoding dihydropteroate synthase gives rise to the protein MIWKTRRLTLDLSHQARVMGILNVTPDSFSDGGEHLAVETAHSHALRMIAEGADLIDIGGESTRPGAAAVPEDEEIARTVPVIRRLRAAWDGLISIDTSKAGVAKAALEAGADIVNDVSGLLADAGMAQVCAGSGCGVVVMHMQGRPQTMQAAPRYEDVVAEVRAFFQERFRTLTAAGIAKEALCFDPGIGFGKTLGHNLALLRSLGDISVEERPLLLGVSRKSFIAGILGSDSLTDREWPTVAITANAREKGIMLHRVHAVRPNVEALRMTEAILNGTVADARPPVTRP
- a CDS encoding MotA/TolQ/ExbB proton channel family protein, with translation MIAAGLMEPSGLIEQGGPLVWVLLGLAFVGVVCVVERLFFFHRARVNVGNLLTGLSHHVRRRAFAEALHEAARTPGPVARVAHATLLRYYLPRTDLRDVAQEAGQMEVPAIEKNIRSILGAALLAPLVGMLGTLVGMLETFQKVSEKGGFTGPAELSAGVFTALVTSIIGLTVAVPLYLFYLYFLGRAKRLVHRIERAGIEMVHLIADAREEEEFAPFRGEVAGAKKTAKPQKDPVG
- the lepA gene encoding translation elongation factor 4: MSTELTRNFSIIAHIDHGKTTLSDRLMGATNTVAQRDEKAQLLDAMDLEREKGITIKSHPVAMEYKAKDGIVYKLNLLDTPGHVDFSYEVARSLAACEGAILMVDAAQGVEAQTVANLHLAHEQNLVIIPVLNKIDLPAADVEKCRKQLEDILAIPGEDAIPASAKAGIGIEDILEAIVARVPAPVENPDKLLRCSVFDSIYDTYRGVVSYVRVFSGTVKKGQRVKLMHTNKTYEVKEVGVFTPKMNAREKLVAGDVGYVIANMKSADEAKIGDTITDNTHPCPEPLPGYKEIQPMVFSGIYPVESSDYEALKAAMGKLQINDAAFTYGSESSTALGFGFRCGFLGLLHMEIIQERLRREFNMDVISTYPSVIYQVTLTDGTELIVDNPTLFPEPQTIQEIREPIVNVYIMVPGEYIGDMMQLVLEKRGDVTNTETIDDMRVMLSCVLPLSEILVDFNDRLKSMTRGYGSMDYEHAGYRPAKMVKMDMLIAGDPVEAFSTIVHRDKAESYGRVLAGKLKDVIPSHLFVVAIQAAVGGKIVARESISAMRKNVTAKCYGGDISRKRKLLEKQKEGKKKMKMFGKVNIPQDAFIKVLKSGD
- a CDS encoding class I SAM-dependent methyltransferase, which codes for MIEKIKRMLGAFQKSSKYEAGERHCPLCDKSSKTFSEYGVVPRKDARCPHCGSLERHRLVWLYLSRKSKLLTKPPRRALHIAPEGILERKFRPLIGKGYITADLLVSNVDVKMDITDIQYPDESFGFIYCSHVLEHVPDDRKAMREFHRVLTRHGIAILLVPITAKETVEDPSVEDPKERLRLFGQEDHVRRYGPDYLSRLEEEGFVVKKIKRNDFLTPREIGEMGITAAAGELYICKKGPKS
- a CDS encoding ExbD/TolR family protein, which encodes MKLEMTLPERPGFLHAVPILNIFALMLLFFLLGPSMVMQSGVSVDLPPSRFQMDRYDQSLVVTLGPGDGGPRIHLGRDAVTREELAGRLDKLREDGVQTKAIVLLQTDAGTPVGEEREVAEMVVGKGFRMALVGKTVSGKADVVPNTQAK
- a CDS encoding N-acetylmuramoyl-L-alanine amidase family protein, yielding MEHPSRSGFRLRSLFASLLLAVTMLGPVPAAPAPAASKWNITKIDGRSYVSVDDIKSFYNFTKMSRSGATVILENAKVEMQLKVGGTDCLMNNVKFVFSQTIAAQGDKIYVSQIDLAKLIDPVLRPNFIQNAGDFRTVVLDPGHGGKDPGATNALGTEARYNIKVAEIAKKQLEARGFRVVMTRTTDVYQSLQERVDFANAVKEDAIYVSIHFNSGGRSARGIETFTLSPPGISHYGSGWKASDNQARAGNEHDSANIALATSVHGSILRRLGKNTLDRGIKRARFSVLSGVRHPAILLEGGFMSHPYEAKLIDNGAYQNAIATGIVEAIAKYRFAVGNVKAVPRN